The Methanobrevibacter sp. genomic interval TCCAAAAGTCAATTGCTCCGGGCAAAGTTCTGTGGGTGTGGAGATAAATTTCACCAAATCCGTTTTTATGAGCAAATCTTTCAGCAATTTGGAAAAGTCTTGAAGCAATTCCGTATCTGCGATATTTCTCATCAACAAACAGTCTCCAAATGCTTGCAGTCTTATCATTTGAATAAATACCTTTAAACTCTTCAAAATCTTTATCATATGCCCTAATTCCAATTGTGGCAATAATATTATTGGATTCATCCATTGCTATAAAAAAATTGTTTCTTTTTGGATGAATATAAAAGTCATTTAAATTTTTTATATCTTTATGAAACTCTGGAACATAACCATATCCAAATTCTTTTTTAATTTGAGAAAATAAGAATTTTTGAACTTCACTGATTAAATTTAAGTCATTTCCCAACTCTTTAATTGAAATATTCATATTAAAACCTTCCAAAAAAGTATTACTTTTTCATCAAAAAAAGAGCATTTAGTAATACTCAAAATATTAAATAAACAAGTTATTACTTTTATAATAATTTTAAAGATTTAGTAATACTTTATTTTAAATTTTAACAACTTTAATATAGATAAAGAATAAAATAATATATAAAAGTTGTTATTTTTGATGTGATAAAAATGAGCTGTTACAAATATTGGGGTAAACTAGAGGAAATCGCAAACAAACTATCATCCTATGGTGATTTGGACAAATTCGGAAATTCAAAACTTGACGATATCAATATTGATGAAATCATTGAAATACTGGACGATGTGGAAATCATAGCACATGACAAGACAATTGATTTCGATTCCGCAAAACATATCCTGGACGATGAAAAGATGAACAAGGCATTGAAATTAATCAGAAAATTTTATGTCTACATCGGTGCAAGACTTGAGACTGAAAATGCATTGAAAATTCTTGAATCTGACAATCCTACTGAAACACTTGATTCATTTCATTTTTATGAAAGATATATTGGACTTATTGAAAATGAAAGCCAACTAGCAAAATTCAATGAGGACAAGACATTCCTATTTTTGGGGTCAGGCCCCCTTCCTTTGACATTGATAATGTTCAACAAGGTGTTCGGATGCAAATGCATAGGTATTGAACAGCAAAAAGATGTTGCAGACCTATCAGTTAAGGTGTTGAAGAAATTAGGTCTTGAAAATGACATTAAGATTGTTGTTGGAGATGAAACAACAATTCAAGATTTGGATTATGACATTTTGATGATTGCAGCGCTAGCAGAGCCTAAGGATAGAGTATTTGCTAATATTTGGGAATATGTTGATGAAAAAACACCAGTAATTTATAGAACATATACCGGAATGAGAGCAATTTTATACTCACCTGTTCTTGACAAGGATACAAGGGGATTCCACAAAGAAGTCATGATGTTGCCCTCAGGAAAAACAAATAATACCTCTGTTCTAATTAGAAAAATCATTTAATTTTCTAAAAAATCCATCACCTTAAAATTATTACTTCGTATTTAAATGGTCTAAATATTAGTAATACTTAAATATTTAAAATATTATTACTTTTTATAGCGTATAAGTAATAATTAATACTTTTTTTGTGAAATAAAGCGATTTAGTAATACTTTTTTTAGCAAGATTTATATACTAAATAATTAATAAATTTTCATTGATTGTTATTAATTTAAGTATTACATAATAAACTAAAATTATGACAATTACCTCATTTAGAAATTATTGGGAGAAAAAATATGGATAAAAAGTACATAATCGGAATTATTGCAGTGATTATAATTGCAATAATTGCAGGTGCGGTCCTTATGGGAGGATCACACACTGAAAGAGCTGACGATGAACTTGTAGTTGCCGCTTACAGTCACGGAGGAGAACCAGAAGCTGGTTTCGACCCAATACTTGGATGGAACTACTATGCAGAACCATTAATCCAATCCACCTTGTTGAAAATGACAAGAGGAATGGAATATGAAAATGATTTAGCTACTAGCTGGGAGGCTAATAGCGACTTTACAGAATATACTGTAAAAATCAGAGATGACGTTAAATTTACCGACAACACCACTTTAGATGCAGAAGATGTTGCATTTACATACAATGAAGCTAAAGCAAGTGGTGCAAGTCTCGATTTAAGCAGTATGGATAACGCTACTGCAGTTGACAAAAAAACCGTTAAATTCGAATTAAACAAACCAGATTCCACATTCATTGACAAAATGGCATACATCGGAATCGTACCATCAGATTCATACAATAATGAAACTTATGGTGCAAACCCTGTAGGATCAGGACCTTATAAATTTGTACAATGGGACAAAGGCCAACAAGTAATCTTAGAGAAAAACCCAGATTACTATGGAAAACAACCTGAATTCAACAAATTAACTATTTTATTCGAACAAAACGATGCTGCATTCAATGCAGTTAAAAATCATGAAGTAGACGTTGGTGCAGTACCTTTAGCATACGCTAATGAAACTGTCGACGGATACACAATGTTCTTACAAGACACCATTGACGTAAGAGGTATTTCATTACCTATGCAAAACAATACCGGTGCTACAACTGAAGATGGAAACCCAATCGGAAACAACATTACCTCCGACAAAGCTATCAGAGAAGCATTAAACTACGGTATTGACCGAACCGCTATTAGTGAAGGTGCATTAAACGGATTTGGATACCCTAACTTTGATGGAATTGCTCACCAATTACCATGGGCTAATGATGAAGCAGCCATTAAAGATGGAGACATAGACCAAGCAAAAGACATCTTGAAAAAAGGTGGCTGGGAAGACACCGATGGTGACGGAATTGTTGAAAAAAATGGAGTAAAAGCATCTATTAACTTATACTATCCATCAGATGCATCCGAAAGACAAGCAATTGCTGTAACTGTTGCTGAACAAGCAAAAGAATTTGGAATTGAAGTAAACGCTACTGGTTCCAACTGGGATGAAATGGACGCTATAAAAAGTACTGACCCAATCGTATGGGGATTCGGTTCAACCGATCCATCCACCATGTGGTCTGAATACTACAGTGACCAAGCAGCAGTTGGATACAACAACCCATCTCTCATTAACAACAGTGCAGTGGACGCACACATTGACAACGCAATGAAATCCGACCGTAACTCTTCATTTGCTGAATGGTCCGCAGTATCCTGGGACGGAAATACTGGTATTTCCCCTAAAGGTGATGCAGCATGGTTATGGGTTGGGGAAATTAAATACGGATACTTCGTAGATGACAGTTTAGACATCTCCAATGATACCCAATTATTACAACCTCACGGAGGAGATGTATTCGGTAACATCTATGACTGGCACCGTGTTTCTTCAATAGAAAAATAAAAAAATAGAGTTAAATTTTTTAATTTAACTCCCTCTTTTTCCCTTTTTTGGAGCATTTATTATGACAAAACATGAGAAATTAATGAAATTTTTAGGAAAGAAAATTGTTAGGTTTTTAGTATTGCTTGTTTTTGTCATATTATTGAGCTTTTTACTTATTGATATGTCACCTATCAATCCTGTTAAAACATATATCAGCAATATGGTCGTTTCACCAGAACAGGTCGCCGCTTTAGAATCATATTGGGGTGTTAATGAACCTGTTACCTCAAAAATGGCAAACTGGTTTGGAAACATTATCCAAGGAGATTTTGGAAATTCACTAATTTTTAGGATGCCTGTAATTGATGTTATTAAAGAAAGATTTTTTGCATCATTAGTCTTGATGATTTCTTCTTGGGCATTATCTGGCGTTTTAGGATTTTTATTAGGCATATTAGCAGGATTTAAAAAAGATACAATAATTGACAAAGCAATAAAAGTTTACTGTTACATTCTACAATCCGCACCAACATTTTGGATTGCATTAATCATTTTAATGATATTTAGCGTATACCTCGGTTGGTTCCCAACAGGTTTGGGAGTGCCAATTGGTACCTTAAGTGAACATGTATCATTCTGGGATTGGTTGAACAGATTAATTCTTCCTATGGTAACTTTAAGTATTGTAGGAGTGGCTTCAATTGCATTATTCACTAGAGATAAGTTAATTGAAGAAATGAATAGCGATTACTTCTTATTTGCTAAGGCAAGAGGTGAAAAAGGATGGAATTTAATTGTAAGACATGGAATTAGAAACGTTTTACTTCCTGCAATCACATTGCAATTTTTAGGATTTTCAGAATTATTTGGTGGAGCAGTTCTTGTGGAGCAAATTTTCACATATCCCGGTATCGGACAAGCTGCCGTATCTGCAGGCCTTAGAAGCGATGTTCCTCTTCTTTTAGGAATTGTAATATTCAGTGCAATATTCGTATACTGCGGCAACTTAATTGCAGATTTAATCTATAACTTTGTAGATCCAAGAATTAAGGAGAGTGAAGAAGATGGCTAACATAGAAAAAGGAAGTCTTTATAATTCAATTGGAAAAATGAATTTAAGAACTAAAACATTGTTAACCATTGGAATAACCGTATTCATATTGATTGCAGTAGTTATTTCAAGCTTATTCATTAATTCAGCAGATATCACAACAAATTTCCAGGCGATGAATCAAGCCCCATCATTTGAGCACCTATTCGGTACAGATTGGATGGGAAGAGATATGTTCACCCGTACTTTAAAAGGATTGGGATTAAGTGTACAAATTGGTGCGGGAGCATCAATATTGAGCAGTTTAATTGCAATAGCTATGGCATTCATTGGAAGTACCAATAAATTCCTGGATGGAGTTATTGCATGGTTGATTGATTTATTCTTATCTATTC includes:
- a CDS encoding ABC transporter substrate-binding protein, whose product is MDKKYIIGIIAVIIIAIIAGAVLMGGSHTERADDELVVAAYSHGGEPEAGFDPILGWNYYAEPLIQSTLLKMTRGMEYENDLATSWEANSDFTEYTVKIRDDVKFTDNTTLDAEDVAFTYNEAKASGASLDLSSMDNATAVDKKTVKFELNKPDSTFIDKMAYIGIVPSDSYNNETYGANPVGSGPYKFVQWDKGQQVILEKNPDYYGKQPEFNKLTILFEQNDAAFNAVKNHEVDVGAVPLAYANETVDGYTMFLQDTIDVRGISLPMQNNTGATTEDGNPIGNNITSDKAIREALNYGIDRTAISEGALNGFGYPNFDGIAHQLPWANDEAAIKDGDIDQAKDILKKGGWEDTDGDGIVEKNGVKASINLYYPSDASERQAIAVTVAEQAKEFGIEVNATGSNWDEMDAIKSTDPIVWGFGSTDPSTMWSEYYSDQAAVGYNNPSLINNSAVDAHIDNAMKSDRNSSFAEWSAVSWDGNTGISPKGDAAWLWVGEIKYGYFVDDSLDISNDTQLLQPHGGDVFGNIYDWHRVSSIEK
- a CDS encoding GNAT family N-acetyltransferase — translated: MNISIKELGNDLNLISEVQKFLFSQIKKEFGYGYVPEFHKDIKNLNDFYIHPKRNNFFIAMDESNNIIATIGIRAYDKDFEEFKGIYSNDKTASIWRLFVDEKYRRYGIASRLFQIAERFAHKNGFGEIYLHTHRTLPGAIDFWTKMGFKITIDTNNELQTVHMDKNIINIDQLMCTSLQNNHNNYVILI
- a CDS encoding nicotianamine synthase family protein yields the protein MSCYKYWGKLEEIANKLSSYGDLDKFGNSKLDDINIDEIIEILDDVEIIAHDKTIDFDSAKHILDDEKMNKALKLIRKFYVYIGARLETENALKILESDNPTETLDSFHFYERYIGLIENESQLAKFNEDKTFLFLGSGPLPLTLIMFNKVFGCKCIGIEQQKDVADLSVKVLKKLGLENDIKIVVGDETTIQDLDYDILMIAALAEPKDRVFANIWEYVDEKTPVIYRTYTGMRAILYSPVLDKDTRGFHKEVMMLPSGKTNNTSVLIRKII
- a CDS encoding ABC transporter permease; its protein translation is MTKHEKLMKFLGKKIVRFLVLLVFVILLSFLLIDMSPINPVKTYISNMVVSPEQVAALESYWGVNEPVTSKMANWFGNIIQGDFGNSLIFRMPVIDVIKERFFASLVLMISSWALSGVLGFLLGILAGFKKDTIIDKAIKVYCYILQSAPTFWIALIILMIFSVYLGWFPTGLGVPIGTLSEHVSFWDWLNRLILPMVTLSIVGVASIALFTRDKLIEEMNSDYFLFAKARGEKGWNLIVRHGIRNVLLPAITLQFLGFSELFGGAVLVEQIFTYPGIGQAAVSAGLRSDVPLLLGIVIFSAIFVYCGNLIADLIYNFVDPRIKESEEDG